In Nocardioides jishulii, the DNA window GTCGAGGCCGTAGCGCGCGGCCCGCCACTTGTTCTCCTGGACGTGCCACGGCTGCATGGTGCCCACCTCCTCGCCGGCTGCCAGGCGGGTGTCGAGGTCGACGACCAGGCACTGCACGAGGGCGGCGATCGCTGCGAGCTCCTCGACGGTCGAGACCCCGTCGCAGACCCGGGTCTCGACGGTGCCGAGGTGGGGCGCGGGGCGGATGTCCCAGCGGATCTCGTTGAGGTCGTCGATGACGCCGGTGGTGAGCTGGTCGTCGGCGAACGACTCGAACTGCTCCCAGGTCTCGAACTGGAAGGGCAGCCCCGCCGTGGGCAGCTGCTGGAACATCAGCGCGCGGTTGGACGCGTAGCCGGTGTCGGTGCCGCCCCAGATGGGGGAGGAGGCGGAGAGGGCGAGCAGGTGCGGGTAGTGGTTGAGCAGACCGTTGAGGACGCCCATCACGCGCTTGCCCTCGGGGAGGCCGACGTGCACGTGCACGCCCCAGATGAGCATCTGCCGGCCCCAGTACTGGGTGCGGTTGATGAGCTCGGCGTAGCGGTGCCCGCGGGTGAGCTCCTGCGCGGTCCAGTCGGCGAAGGGGTGCGCACCCCCGCCGTAGAGGTCGAGGCCCAGGGAGTCGGCGACCGGCAGCAGGGCGCGCAACGACGTACGCAGGTCGTCGGCCGCCTCGTCGACGGTGTCGCAGATGCCGGTCACGACCTCGACGGTGTTGCGCAGCAGCTCTCGGTGCAGGCGGTCCGGGTGGGGGAGCTCTGGCTGGGCAGCCGCGAAGAACTCGCGCGCGCAGTTGGCCAGGTCGCGGGAGGTGCGGTCGACGAGGGCGAGCTCCCACTCCACGCCCAGGGTCGGGCGGGGGGACGGGGTGAAGT includes these proteins:
- a CDS encoding glutamate--cysteine ligase, with product MRIDFTPSPRPTLGVEWELALVDRTSRDLANCAREFFAAAQPELPHPDRLHRELLRNTVEVVTGICDTVDEAADDLRTSLRALLPVADSLGLDLYGGGAHPFADWTAQELTRGHRYAELINRTQYWGRQMLIWGVHVHVGLPEGKRVMGVLNGLLNHYPHLLALSASSPIWGGTDTGYASNRALMFQQLPTAGLPFQFETWEQFESFADDQLTTGVIDDLNEIRWDIRPAPHLGTVETRVCDGVSTVEELAAIAALVQCLVVDLDTRLAAGEEVGTMQPWHVQENKWRAARYGLDAIVILDSDSRERLVTDDLMDTLERLEPVAARLDCTDALRSVEEIVRSGASYQRQRRVAESNGGDLVAVVGSVVDELRESLSR